Part of the Prunus dulcis chromosome 8, ALMONDv2, whole genome shotgun sequence genome is shown below.
TTCTAGTATTGATGATCAGATGATTTGGGGCCCAAGTCCCTCTTGTGTATTTACTATTAAAAGTGCTTTTAGTTTACAGGTTCAAGATTCAGAACTCATCCGCAAAACCATATTCTTAAGAAAATGTGGAAGTTATATATTCCCCCCAAAGTTAAGTTGATTGCTTGTCTCCTTTTGAGAAAGAGACTTAATGTTAGAAGTCATCTAAATAGACTTTTGCCTCACATTAACCTGGATTGTCCTCTTTGTAATAATGCTCCTGAAACTATCGATTATTTGTTTCTTACTTGCTCTTTTGCTAATAATATTTGGAGTTGTGTAAATGATAATTTGCTAAAACCTCCTATTAGTATTGATCTTCTTACTTGGCTTGACATGTTGCCTACAACAAATTCTGTCCAGGGTCTTTGCCAGCTCTTCAAAGCTATTATGATATGTTGCACTTAAGCTCCTTATGCGATTCCATCAAGTTTGCACGTGTTTCGTGAAGCCAACTTCTTGGCAGATGCTCTTGCCAACCTTGGCCATAAGCTATCCCTTTCGTTCTTGTGGGAAGTTGGGTTGCCGTTACTTCATGctcctactttcttttttgatctTCTGGGGCCTTTGTATCCAAGAAATTTTGCTTTGTAATTTTCCTTTccgcataaaaaaaaaatatgttgaagaaatcaatactaatctataaaaaaaaccatcaaAGCCtgtaataaatttattttcttttttagcagattataaatttatatacaaaTCCATGAAAATATGTTATATAAGTCTATCCCAAAGTCGAGGGTTTattaaatttaggttttaatcaaaaaaaattttcacttttgaaaaaagcaaaatttttttcaaaaaagacagaaaaacctctcatcTTTCAAACCAAACACGTACAAATATAAAGGATTCcttaaaaaatccaaaattaaataaagacaattttgtcttttatgacttcttttaaaaaatttctcctcCTTTAGCTTTTTCCAAAGTCCCCCAtcctttattattttttttttttgggttggggcAAATGTCGATTGAATACACCAGTAAACATaaatgaaaacacaaaatttaataaaagaaaaagaaaagtaaaccccacctcctcctctctcACTCCCCTCTGTGCCACCCACAACCTCCACCGAGACCTTACCCGTTACCGTCAAATTCACCAGCCTCAGCCGACCCCACCCctacctcctcctcctcctctctctctctctctctctctctctctcatttagtttctctctctatttccGCCCAAACACCCCGACCCAAATCTACCTCTGCTAAACCCACTCTCTCAGCTCTCTCATTCGatcccaaaacccaaataccGTCAAAAACCCAAACGCCCAGACCCGAATCGTCATCTCTCTTGAAACAAGGCAAAGTCTTTTCCTTggttgaatttttcgtgtggGTTTGATTTCTAGAATGGTTTTATATCTACATGCATGTCAAAAGTATGAGTCAGTGATAGTGATAATATTTCTAACATGTTATTCCTCGGCTCTTGCACTTTATAGGTTGCGTAAAATTGGAGGCAGAAACAGAGAGGTTTGCTGCCGCATTGTAGCTTAAGCTAATCTTCAGACATGGTAAGCCAAACTTCAGACACTTTATAGTTTCCGGAAACAATGCTCTTTCTTCTTGGGAAATTGCGGGAAAAGATatattttctagggttttaagttttaattGTTTGATTCTTCGTACCCTATATAAGTTGATGATGAAATCTTGAAattggggttttgggtttgtttgtttgtttgttttttggatGAATAAAGTCACAGGCAGATATTAGGAAGTGGTTTATGAAGTCGCACGACAAGGGCAATGGCAAGAAACCTGCGCCGACTACTTCACAGACTCCTTCTACAGCTAAGGAAGAGCCTAAAGAACCAGTGAGttttcggtttggtttggtgacAAACTAAGATTTTGTTGCATTTGCTTGGTTGTGTCTGTAAAAGTCAGACATATTGTTTTTAGCATCCATGGTTTGGATAAACTAACAGCTACTTGATGCAGGTCTGATTGGGTTTAAATGGTTTTAGAGACATTAATTTGTGttatttgcttgtaaacaACAATATGATTAGTAAACTGtatgttcttttttaaaacaaaaaagtagaATGATTTTTCCATTACGTGGTTTTAACAGAATTGATATACAAACATTGTACTGAATATAATGATAAGAAAAGGAGGCTTGTTTTCTTAATCATGTTATGTATTTTGTTCCTGTAGTAATCAAGGAAACTATGAAAGTCTAATCAGAATCTCAAACCAAAACGTAAATTCCACAGAAAGAACACCACCCCCTCCCAAGTTGGCTAGTCCACACAGGAGCATGGGAATTTCAAAACTTTATTTGTCATAATAAACTTTcccatttgttttcttgtgtgCTTTTATCTGTGATAAACCAGGTGCATGGAGGTCAAGAGAATCCAGGCAGGAGGAAAACTAGCAAGTATTTTACCACAGATAAGCCAAAAGCTGAAAAAGAAACTGAAGTTCCAGCCAAAAGAAAGACTCACAAGGAGCCTGATGAATCCGTGAAACCCTCACCTGCAAAAAAAGTTTACAAAGTTGTCGATGATGACGATGATTTTGTCTTACCTCATTCAAAGAAGAACTCAGTTGATGCGACTCCTAGTAAGAAATTGAAGAGTGCATCTGGCGTGGGAGTCCCACAGAAACTTACGGCTATTGATGAAGGTGGTGATGATGACGTCAAGGATGCTGAATCTCCTCACAAGCCTGGTGGTAGGGGTCGTGGCGGAAGAGGTACTTCGGCAGGACCAGCTGGTGGAAGAGGCAGGGGTGCTGGACGAGGTGGATTTATGAATTTCGGAGATAGAAAAGATCCTCCACACAAAGGAGAAAAGGTTTAGTGTTTTGGAATGCCTGGAATTGATTGTCGAAATGATCGTATTATTCTTGATGTTAACCATTAGTCCCTGTTTGCGTGTCTCAGGAAGTTCCTGAAGGTGCTCCAGATTGTTTAGCTGGTTTAACTTTTGTAATTAGTGGTACACTTGACAggtatttgtttgtttgactTTCACAAGCTTGTTTGTACATTTGGTTGTAGATTTAAAATCCCTTGCACATACCTTCTTGGCAATCAGCAACCCGATTTTTCTAGGAAGCTATTACATATAATGGCTTCATTGTCAGGATTGTGTTGATATTATTGTTTCAATTACGATGTTTGTCTGGttgcattaattaatttgattatgtCTTCTTTCCTTGCTTTATTGGTAGAGTTTAATATATCTTTCAGCATAAGATTGAAGTTTAAAATTTTACCATACTTACAGTTTGGAAAGAGAGGAAGCAGAGGATTTGATAAAACGTCATGGCGGTCGTATTACTGGATCTGTCAGCAAGAAAACGGTTACTTCATGTTTCTATCTTgtaatttcttgtattttgatACCACTGCTGGCATGTGATTAACATAGTCTGTTTGCAGAACTATCTTTTATGTGATGAAGATATTGAGGGAAGGAAATCCTCTAAAGCCAAAGAACTTGGGTTTGTTATCTTGGACCAAACTAGATGCAATTTCATATTACTTCTGCTTCCTTTATTTATCATCTAAGTTTTAATTGTATTCTGTAGTACTGCTTTTCTCACCGAGGATGGACTGTTTGATATGATTCGGGCATCTATCCGTGCTAAAGTACCTGTGCAAGAGGCAAAGAAATCTGTGGATGATGCGGCAGCAGCATCTTTGCCCAAGAAAAGTCCTAATAAAGTAGCATCAAAGAGTATGTTGCAGTTAACTAAGTAGTTTTGGTCTATCATTCTTATGGCAGATTCataatttagtttttggtTTGACTGGGTTTATGTGTGTGGGCCATGCTTAATTGCATATCACATAGTTTGTTGCGTGTGGGCATTCTTGCTTTTCATTTTGCTTTAAGTTTTTGTCTGTCTAACTCTGTAATTTCTTATGTGGATTTACTGTGTTTTTACATTGACCTCTTTATTCATATAGGCACTTGAATTATGTATATGTTTacttgctctctctctctctctctctctcgttgtGTCCAATTATGTGTTGTTATGCAGTGTAGTGTTTATGCATATTGTCACACAGCTAGATACATAAAAACATTTATAgataattcatatatatatatatatttatttatttgtacatAACTTTTTCTTTACTAAGCAATAACGTTCTTGAGGCAATCTGCTCAAAGACAATGAAGAAAGTACCTTACCCTCCGTTTGGatgaatgaattgaaaattgcACAGAATTCTTAAATGACGGAATTTATATCTCCATCGTTTAAATTTCTGGCAGTTGatgatttcagtgtttggatttatgtatgtcgaattttgtaaatgacaaatTATAGAGGAAACGAAAACCTGTTCAATAGAAATTGCGAAATGACGCCTCTTTTAGCAGAAATTAAACTCGGGAATCTTGATACCCAATTTCCATGATTTTTTCCGCGTGTCATTTAATAAGTTCCGTGCTTAAGTTgccaaacaatgaaaatatcaATTTCTCCTCTTCAATTCCCGACTTTTAGCTAAATCCTGAGTTATTTTCCTCCATCCAAACGGaggaaaaatggaaatgagATTTCGAAGATATTAATGTAGCATTGGGTACTGTACAGTTCTGCAGGCAAATAATCATCATATGTTTTTGTACTGTCCCCTCCCTTCACAAATCTGGAGCAAACAAGTTGTCTTGTAGTTTGGTTTGGGTGATTGGAAGGAACTGTGATTATCTGCTCTCAGATGTTATCAATATGATTATCTTATATTCTCcttcatctttttatttttaagtgtAGCCatatatccaaaaaaaatttactctCAATTTTACTTTTGAAGGAATAATACTTagatttttttgtaaaaaaaaaaatgttgcaCATTGTTATGTTTTAACTAAATGATCAAAGTCAACTTTGTGgtgattcttcttcttcttcttaaccCCTTCGCATATTTCTTTACCTTCAAaagtgtgtgtatatatatatatatatatatatatatatatctctctctctctctctctctctctatctgcCCATCTTGTATCATGTGTATAGTATTTTGCATTGATGGTGCCTATGCCCTGGAGGGCACAAGTAAACTTTCTTGTTATATGGAGTTTGGATGCTTTTCCTAGCAGGTTAATATAGTAGTTGCATCTTATTTGAAGAATACAAAGTAGTTGCATGGTTATTGAAGTTTTCTTATAAAATACACATGTACTGTTCCAGAGGATTGTGCTGGAAGCTCCTTGGCATCAAGTGTATCCCACAAACAATTGGAGTCAGATGCTTCCCATGCTAGGCGTAAGAAGCAAACTACTGAGCATTCTGCCTCTACTTGGACAGAAAAATATAAGCCAAAGGTTCCAAATGACATTATCGGGAATCAGTCACTGGTATGCCTGTTAATTATTGCTTTACCACCATTCCATCTGCTGTTGAATTGTTGTCTGTACATGCATCTATCTAGAAGCCATTGTAAGTTTGTTATTCTGATAAAATTTATGTAATGTCTACTATGCAGGTAAAGCAGCTTCATGATTGGTTGGCACATTGGCATGAGCAATTTCTTGATACtggaaataagaaaaaaggcaaaaaccCAACCAATTCTGGTGCCAAAAAGGCTGTACTATTAAGTGGAACGCCTGGTATAGGGAAAACGACGTCCGCTAAGTTAGTCAGTCAGATGCTTGGTTTCCAGACAATTGAGGTGTCAATACTTATACCAAATTTGCATAACTATGGAATAATTTGAATGTTGCTGAGTTATGTTACTCAATGCAAATGCCTGCATATTGTTTAGGTAAATGCTAGTGACAGTCGTGGGAAAGCTGATTCCAAGATTGAAAAGGGAATTGGTGGAAGCAACGCAAATTCTATTAAAGAGCTTGTCAGCAACAAGGCCCTGAGCATGGATGGGTTGGTTTTACACACTTTCTCTATATAATGTATATTTTTTGGGGTCATTTATGCATAGGATGTGCCTGaaggaatttattttctcTAGTTAATTCTGAGTTAAATTTGCAGATTGAAGCATCCCAAAACTGTGCTAATTATGGATGAGGTTGATGGGATGTCTGCTGGAGATCGGGGAGGAGTTGCTGATCTTATTGCTAGCATAAAGATTTCTAAAATTCCTGTTATCTGCATTTGTAATGATCGTTACAGTCAGAAACTGAAAAGTCTTGTGAACTACTGTTTACTTCTCAGCTTTCGGAAACCTACTAAACAACAGGTCCCCCCCTACCTCCCTAACAgtaaatttttggtattttgatatattttagtattttaaaGAATTTGTTCTTAGATGTTACTTGAGTGCATTCTTTCTAGTAATTACTTGCAAGTTGCCAAACCATGCTACTAATTGGTTCTTATTAATGTTGGCAATGTTTAAAAAGTTTGGACTGCTGTCATTgaatggtttttttaattttttttatttggcttGCTATATTGATTGAAAGTGTGCACTGCGACATGTGTGTGCGCACTCGGACACACAAACTGACAGATGTgatgaaaattaaattgtttatgCTGGTTGTGATGCATaataaactttttttgttaattaagcCAATGACTAATGTATTTTAAAGGATTCCACAACATGCTCCTATATCTGTAatgttataatttttgttgctTTATGATGTTGGGTGCCACAAAAACTTCTTTGGCACGAGAGATATTTTTTGATCATTAAACAAGTGGTTTAATAGGTTATTTTTGTCGACCTAGAACTGAAAGATTAATTTTCGACAATAAAAGTGTCTTTGTTCCATTCATTGGCATTTTGGTAGTGAATATTTACCAAGGTTGACAAAAAACATTTTGGTTATGCTGCAGACTTGTTTGTTTCGTTTGGTTTTGGATAGATAGCAATATCTGTTGTCTAACAACACGCTGGCATGTTTTTTCTCAAAGCCTCAGCTCTTATCCTTTCCAGCCTCGGGTTGTAGTACCTGAACTTGAACTATGTTATCTTCTAATTTGCAACCATAAGTCTGTAGTTCTCATACTCAATGAGTCCTTAtgattaattgatttttttaatagcaTCATTGTTTTTACCAATATCCTTtgaattgtaattttttttaagcaGTTAGAGAAAAGCATTAAAATGTGAAGGCGTGATTTGGTCCATAAGAAAGAACCAATTGATTTGTtattggattttatttcttttggacAGGGAAACAAGTTTGGCATTATTTTTCTGTAAGTTAGGatgtaaataagaaagaaCCAATTGATTTGTtattggattttatttcttttggacAGGGAAACAAGTTTGGCATTATTTTTCTGTAAGTTAGGATGTAAATATCTCTGGCAGCGATAAATGGGCAGCACTCAAACACTCACTTTTGACTTTATGTTTTTGAGGAAAATCTCATGTAGTGTGATGTTTAGCCAATTTAATGGAGGGAAAACCTTTTCGTTCCTGTATATAAAATACAGATATATGCTTCCCATGGCCTGTTGTGCATGCATGTGGGGCTGATGTAGTTGTGAAAATCTGCATTGGTGATTGCATATAGAAgtgcttgtttttcttcatgtGTGTATGGGCATGGAtaggaaattttatttttgttccttTGTAATACAGTTAGAAATGACATTTCATGCTTTTTGACTCTTAAATTTGGCTTACCTTTGAATAAGGTTCGAATGATGTTTCTGCTAGGAAGCAGTTACTAACACTTTATATTGTGTTCATGGCGGTAGATGGCAAAGAGGTTGATGCAAATTGCAAATGCTGAAGGACTTAAAGTTAATGAGGTAAATATTGTGATGAAAGTCAAACTGTTTGGAGTTATCATGTACTATATTGCTACAGAAGCTTTGGACCCCACCAaatgttgtaaattattat
Proteins encoded:
- the LOC117636815 gene encoding replication factor C subunit 1 isoform X2, with translation MSQADIRKWFMKSHDKGNGKKPAPTTSQTPSTAKEEPKEPVHGGQENPGRRKTSKYFTTDKPKAEKETEVPAKRKTHKEPDESVKPSPAKKVYKVVDDDDDFVLPHSKKNSVDATPSKKLKSASGVGVPQKLTAIDEGGDDDVKDAESPHKPGGRGRGGRGTSAGPAGGRGRGAGRGGFMNFGDRKDPPHKGEKEVPEGAPDCLAGLTFVISGTLDSLEREEAEDLIKRHGGRITGSVSKKTNYLLCDEDIEGRKSSKAKELGTAFLTEDGLFDMIRASIRAKVPVQEAKKSVDDAAAASLPKKSPNKVASKNCAGSSLASSVSHKQLESDASHARRKKQTTEHSASTWTEKYKPKVPNDIIGNQSLVKQLHDWLAHWHEQFLDTGNKKKGKNPTNSGAKKAVLLSGTPGIGKTTSAKLVSQMLGFQTIEVNASDSRGKADSKIEKGIGGSNANSIKELVSNKALSMDGLKHPKTVLIMDEVDGMSAGDRGGVADLIASIKISKIPVICICNDRYSQKLKSLVNYCLLLSFRKPTKQQMAKRLMQIANAEGLKVNEIALEELAEKVNGDMRMAVNQLQYMSLSMSVIKYDDVRQRLLSSAKDEDISPFTAVDKLFGFNAGKLRMDERVDLSMSDPDLVPLLIQENYINYRPSSAVKDDSGIKRMNLIARAAESIGNGDIFNVQIRKYRQWQLSQSACLSSSIFPAALLRGQRETLEQGERNFNRFGGWLGKNSTLGKNLRLLEDLHVHLLASRESSSGRETLRVEYLSLLLKRLTVPLRELPKDEAVHKVVDFMNTYSISQDDFDTIVELSKFQGHPNPLDGIQPAVKAALTKAYKEGSKTRMVRAADFVTLPGMKKAPKKRIAAILEPSVDVIGENNDDTLVESEEENSSDTEDLEGSAAGEKLQQELQSLNTKGVHVQFDLKGATNSSAKKTPTGRGRGGSSAAAEKKGGRGSGAGGKRKR
- the LOC117636815 gene encoding replication factor C subunit 1 isoform X1 encodes the protein MSQADIRKWFMKSHDKGNGKKPAPTTSQTPSTAKEEPKEPVHGGQENPGRRKTSKYFTTDKPKAEKETEVPAKRKTHKEPDESVKPSPAKKVYKVVDDDDDFVLPHSKKNSVDATPSKKLKSASGVGVPQKLTAIDEGGDDDVKDAESPHKPGGRGRGGRGTSAGPAGGRGRGAGRGGFMNFGDRKDPPHKGEKEVPEGAPDCLAGLTFVISGTLDSLEREEAEDLIKRHGGRITGSVSKKTNYLLCDEDIEGRKSSKAKELGTAFLTEDGLFDMIRASIRAKVPVQEAKKSVDDAAAASLPKKSPNKVASKKDCAGSSLASSVSHKQLESDASHARRKKQTTEHSASTWTEKYKPKVPNDIIGNQSLVKQLHDWLAHWHEQFLDTGNKKKGKNPTNSGAKKAVLLSGTPGIGKTTSAKLVSQMLGFQTIEVNASDSRGKADSKIEKGIGGSNANSIKELVSNKALSMDGLKHPKTVLIMDEVDGMSAGDRGGVADLIASIKISKIPVICICNDRYSQKLKSLVNYCLLLSFRKPTKQQMAKRLMQIANAEGLKVNEIALEELAEKVNGDMRMAVNQLQYMSLSMSVIKYDDVRQRLLSSAKDEDISPFTAVDKLFGFNAGKLRMDERVDLSMSDPDLVPLLIQENYINYRPSSAVKDDSGIKRMNLIARAAESIGNGDIFNVQIRKYRQWQLSQSACLSSSIFPAALLRGQRETLEQGERNFNRFGGWLGKNSTLGKNLRLLEDLHVHLLASRESSSGRETLRVEYLSLLLKRLTVPLRELPKDEAVHKVVDFMNTYSISQDDFDTIVELSKFQGHPNPLDGIQPAVKAALTKAYKEGSKTRMVRAADFVTLPGMKKAPKKRIAAILEPSVDVIGENNDDTLVESEEENSSDTEDLEGSAAGEKLQQELQSLNTKGVHVQFDLKGATNSSAKKTPTGRGRGGSSAAAEKKGGRGSGAGGKRKR